The following proteins come from a genomic window of Miscanthus floridulus cultivar M001 chromosome 2, ASM1932011v1, whole genome shotgun sequence:
- the LOC136526540 gene encoding ubiquitin carboxyl-terminal hydrolase 9-like, translating to MTIPSAEGFLQASSCLPCTATEEREVVDALTREAEKNVKHGDLRYLVSQSWWMEWQGYVGLVSYGENGTEQFPQATNRPGEIDNSKLVLAEMINGSEEPELQRTLREGEHYTLVPQEVWQRLYEWYKGGPEIPRKVIFDNPTDKTYIVDVYPLCLKLIDGRDSSEKVFRISRQAKVHELYSMVCSLMSVEQSEIVIWDYYQRSKGKKLFNQNETLEEAQLTMDQEILLEMKLGESSSGFSTRSTNDELALIPLEPSTSSFSIAGGPTFSNGFSSGIGSSFSQDNSFSPLLRDSEDGTHGFSGLHNLGNTCFMNSAIQSLVHTPPLVQYFLEDYTCEINTENPLGLQGELAIAFGELLRKLWSSGRTSIAPRAFKSKLSRFAPQFSGYNQHDSQELLAFLLDGLHEDLNRVKKKPYIEAKDADGRPDDEFAEECWNYHKARNDSIIVDKFQGQYKSTLVCPVCNKISVTFDPFMYLSLPLPSTVTRMITVTVFSGTGDVLPMPYTVTVQKNGNCRDLTKALADVCCLKDSETLLLAEVYERRIYRYLTNPIEGLHSIKDEDILVAYRLPVGHERLLRLEILHRRPDRFLVEPQFNINRKLIGCPIVTCIPNGSTGKSDIYAAVSAVLVPFLRAKAHSPDVSAVKLNGNGPSLDGIVLTDNGTTCEEGVSTSRSSEDDNAADDELLPFLLSLTDEKGSTRNAIDTDSNRVLGLVIRVLMDWSEKEHGMYNIDYMDGLPEVFKPGFMSKKTRQEAVNLFSCLDAFLKEEPLGPDDMWYCPGCKEHRQASKKLDLWRLPEILVVHLKRFSYSRYMKNKLDTFVNFPIHDLNMSKYVKLTSRGDQLPMYELYAVINHYGGLGGGHYSAYAKLVEEDNWYHFDDSHVSSVNEDEIRTSAAYVLFYRRVGGSSTVANGGPVDIEMVDSLET from the exons ATGACGATCCCGAGCGCGGAGGGGTTCCTCCAGGCGTCGAGCTGCCTCCCGTGCACGGCGACTGAGGAGCGGGAGGTCGTTGACGCGCTCACCAGGGAGGCCGAGAAGAATGTCAAGCACGGGGATCTCCGCTATCTCGTCTCGCAGAG CTGGTGGATGGAGTGGCAAGGTTATGTGGGCTTAGTCAGTTATGGAGAGAATGGCACCGAGCAGTTTCCTCAGGCTACGAATAGACCTGGAGAGATTGATAACTCGAAACTTGTTTTGGCAGAAATGATCAATGGTAGTGAAGAGCCAGAGCTTCAAAGGACCTTGAGAGAAGGGGAGCACTATACTTTGGTGCCGCAAGAAGTTTGGCAAAGGCTATATGAATG GTATAAAGGTGGGCCAGAAATCCCTAGAAAAGTTATTTTTGACAATCCAACTGACAAGACTTACATAGTGGATGTCTACCCTCTCTGTCTAAAACTAATTGATGGAAGGGACAGTTCTGAAAAAGTTTTCAGAATAAGTAGACAG gccaaagttcatgagctttacTCAATGGTTTGCTCACTCATGTCAGTAGAGCAGTCCGAG ATTGTCATCTGGGATTATTACCAAAGGTCAAAGGGCAAGAAGTTGTTTAATCAAAATGAGACACTAGAAGAAGCTCAACTTACTATGGACCAGGAG ATCCTCTTGGAGATGAAGCTAGGCGAGAGCAGTTCAGGTTTCAGTACAAGATCCACAAATGATGAATTGGCATTAATTCCATTAGAACCCTCCACATCATCATTTTCTATTGCTGGAGGGCCTACATTTTCAAATGGTTTTTCATCTGGGATTGGTTCTAGTTTTTCGCAAGATAATAGCTTCAGTCCTTTATTAAGGGATAGTGAAGATGGCACTCATGGATTTAGTGGATTACATAACTTGGGTAATACTTGCTTCATGAATAGTGCCATACAATCCTTGGTTCATACACCTCCACTGGTACAGTACTTTTTGGAGGACTATACTTGTGAAATAAACACGGAAAATCCACTAGGCCTCCAG GGTGAACTTGCGATAGCATTTGGAGAGCTACTTAGAAAACTCTGGTCATCTGGTCGAACTTCTATTGCTCCACGTGCATTTAAATCAAAACTTTCTCGTTTTGCTCCACAGTTCAGTGGATATAATCAGCATGATTCTCAG GAGCTACTTGCGTTCCTGTTGGATGGTCTGCATGAAGATCTGAACCGTGTAaaaaagaaaccatatattgaggCAAAGGATGCTGATGGCCGTCCAGATGATGAATTTGCTGAAGAATGCTGGAATTACCATAAAGCTCGAAATGACTCCATAATTGTAGATAAGTTTCAA GGTCAATACAAGTCCACATTGGTGTGCCCAGTTTGTAACAAAATCTCCGTTACCTTTGACCCATTTATGTATTTGTCGCTGCCATTGCCATCAACAGTTACTCGGATGATTACTGTAACTGTATTCAGTGGTACTGGAGATGTTCTTCCAATGCCTTACACTGTGACTGTACAGAAAAATGGAAACTGCCGAGATCTTACTAAAGCCCTTGCTGATGTTTGCTGCTTAAAAGATTCTGAGACATTGTTGCTTGCAGAG GTATATGAGCGTCGGATCTACCGTTACCTAACAAATCCAATTGAGGGACTTCATAGTATAAAAGATGAAGATATACTTGTTGCATATAGGCTCCCTGTTGGTCATGAAAGACTTTTGAGGTTGGAGATCCTGCATCGGAGGCCAGACAG ATTTCTTGTGGAGCCTCAGTTTAATATCAATAGGAAGCTCATTGGGTGCCCCATTGTGACTTGTATTCCAAATGGTTCTACTGGAAAATCTGATATTTATGCGGCTGTATCTGCTGTTTTGGTTCCATTTTTACGAGCAAAAGCACATAGCCCTGATGTGTCTGCTGTCAAGTTAAATGGCAATGGGCCAAGCCTGGATGGTATTGTACTGACGGATAATGGCACCACCTGTGAGGAGGGTGTCTCTACATCAAGATCAAGTGAGGATGATAATGCAGCTGATGATGAGCTTTTACCGTTTCTGCTTTCATTGACTGATGAAAAAGGTAGTACAAGAAATGCTATAGACACAGATTCTAATCGTGTTTTAGGACTAGTTATTAGGGTTTTGATGGATTGGTCTGAGAAAGAGCATGGGATGTACAATATTGATTACATGGATGGACTTCCTGAAGTCTTCAAGCCTGGTTTTATGTCAAAGAAGACCCGGCAAGAAGCAGTCAATTTATTTTCATGCTTGGATGCTTTTCTGAAGGAGGAACCCCTAGGGCCTGACGATATGTG GTACTGTCCTGGATGCAAGGAACACAGGCAAGCTAGCAAGAAACTGGACTTGTGGAGGTTGCCTGAGATATTGGTAGTTCATTTGAAAAGGTTCTCATACAGCCGGTATATGAAGAACAAGCTTGATACATTTGTGAattttccaatccatgacctcaaTATGAGCAAGTATGTGAAGCTGACATCAAGAGGTGACCAGCTCCCCATGTATGAACTCTATGCAGTGATAAATCATTATGGCGGTCTCGGTGGTGGACACTATTCTGCATACGCAAAG CTAGTAGAAGAGGACAACTGGTATCATTTTGATGATAGTCATGTTTCCTCGGTTAACGAGGATGAGATCAGGACATCTGCAGCATATGTGCTTTTCTACCGACGAGTTGGAGGTTCAAGTACGGTGGCAAATGGTGGTCCAGTCGACATTGAAATGGTTGATTCACTAGAGACCTAG